The following coding sequences are from one Thermocrinis jamiesonii window:
- a CDS encoding NAD(P)/FAD-dependent oxidoreductase, which translates to MSKHVVILGGGIGGLATAYNLRRLDKSLRITVVSGRPYFGFTPSYPHLALGWRRFEDITIPLGSLLPKHGIDYVPENGERIDPDNNKLWTTSGKEIGYDYLVIATGPKLVFGAEGQEQYSTSVCTAEHALELQKKLEEFYRNPGPVVVGAIPGVSCFGPAYEFAFMLHYELKKRNLRHKVPITYITSEPYVGHMGLGGVGPSRRIMEDLFAERSIRYVSNVKITKVEPDKVIYEDLNGNTYEEPCKLSMLMPRFMGPDVVASAGDKVANPANKMVIVNKCFQNPTYKNIYGVGVVTAIPPVEQTPIPTGAPKTGMMIEQMAMAVAKNIVSDIRNSTDRYAPELSAICIADMGADASFFYARPVLPPRAEVKFGKGRWAHLVKSAFERYFMWKIARGNIAPWFEEEGLKIFFGSKGVVLCADCSGAPGQAC; encoded by the coding sequence GTGAGTAAGCATGTGGTAATACTTGGTGGTGGAATAGGTGGATTAGCAACCGCTTATAACCTCAGGCGCTTAGACAAAAGCCTAAGAATAACCGTAGTATCAGGCAGACCCTACTTTGGCTTTACGCCTTCTTATCCACACTTAGCTTTGGGGTGGAGAAGGTTTGAGGACATAACTATCCCCCTTGGAAGCCTGCTTCCCAAACACGGTATTGATTACGTGCCGGAAAACGGAGAAAGAATAGACCCAGACAACAACAAGCTTTGGACCACCTCTGGAAAGGAGATAGGATACGACTACTTGGTCATTGCTACCGGTCCCAAACTTGTGTTCGGTGCAGAAGGGCAGGAACAATACTCCACTTCCGTATGTACCGCAGAGCATGCCTTAGAACTTCAAAAGAAACTGGAAGAATTTTACAGAAATCCGGGTCCTGTGGTAGTTGGTGCCATACCTGGAGTTAGCTGTTTTGGACCAGCCTATGAGTTTGCTTTTATGCTACACTACGAGCTAAAGAAAAGAAACCTAAGACACAAAGTCCCTATAACCTACATAACTTCAGAACCCTATGTGGGACATATGGGACTTGGTGGTGTGGGTCCATCCAGAAGAATAATGGAAGACCTGTTTGCAGAGAGGAGTATAAGGTATGTAAGCAATGTAAAGATCACCAAAGTGGAGCCAGATAAGGTAATTTACGAAGACCTAAACGGAAATACATACGAGGAGCCTTGTAAGCTTTCCATGCTTATGCCAAGGTTTATGGGTCCAGATGTGGTAGCTTCTGCGGGAGATAAGGTAGCAAATCCTGCAAATAAGATGGTTATAGTTAACAAATGCTTTCAGAACCCAACCTACAAAAACATTTATGGTGTGGGTGTGGTAACTGCCATTCCTCCTGTAGAACAAACGCCTATACCTACAGGCGCACCCAAAACAGGAATGATGATAGAGCAGATGGCAATGGCTGTAGCAAAAAACATAGTAAGCGATATAAGGAACTCTACAGATAGGTATGCGCCCGAACTTTCTGCCATATGCATAGCTGATATGGGTGCAGATGCAAGCTTTTTCTATGCAAGGCCAGTCCTTCCCCCAAGGGCGGAGGTCAAATTTGGAAAGGGTAGATGGGCACACCTTGTAAAGTCTGCCTTTGAAAGATACTTTATGTGGAAAATAGCACGTGGAAACATTGCCCCTTGGTTTGAAGAGGAAGGATTAAAGATATTCTTTGGATCAAAGGGAGTGGTTCTCTGCGCAGATTGTTCTGGAGCACCCGGACAAGCTTGTTAA
- the rpsT gene encoding 30S ribosomal protein S20 → MPNTKQAEKRMRRDAKRRIRNRYHLSRMKTYIRNFKKLIAEGKIEEAKEYLPKVISIIQHTASKGVIHKNEASRRCSRIQKLFNQALAKAQSQNK, encoded by the coding sequence ATGCCAAACACTAAGCAAGCTGAAAAGCGTATGAGAAGGGACGCAAAGAGGAGAATAAGAAACAGATACCACCTTTCCCGTATGAAGACCTATATAAGGAACTTTAAGAAACTGATAGCCGAAGGTAAAATAGAGGAAGCTAAGGAGTATTTGCCAAAGGTCATATCCATAATTCAACACACAGCTTCTAAGGGTGTAATCCACAAAAACGAGGCAAGTAGGAGATGTTCAAGGATCCAAAAGCTTTTTAATCAAGCCCTTGCCAAAGCCCAAAGCCAAAATAAATAG
- the murJ gene encoding murein biosynthesis integral membrane protein MurJ, whose translation MRIIKHGIAFSIATLISRIVGYVRDALIAYYFGVSSITDAFFVAFRLPNTFRRLFGEGGFNAAFVPIYAKDIKEGKEREFLQSTFTYYLLINLFTTLLLVLFAEQIISLIAPGIRAKSYFELTVFMSRWIFLYLFFVGLSAFFMAVLNTRGIFFVPAFAQAVFNLGFSLVVVVSAHHFGYYSLIAGVLLGGLFQLLFHFPFLKGVPLGFSLRFHPHVKLLFKRLLPALAGFGVAQLSFFIDTFLASFLALGSISYLYYANRIFQLPLGAISVGIANSLLSALSHGEDKVKNTTLAFRFILLLSFPSVVGLLVFAEQIVELLYGRGKFLENDVKVVALVLQAYSLGLVFFSLQKALSSVFFARGDTYTPVKASFLGIIFEGLTAYLYAFVLKLGVVGLALGTASSSVFSFAYLLKNTYKIIDWRDFFSGMVKIFFAGLLMGWFGFTLKGVSLLISIPACAFAYFAVLLLLRERLLILALAYSNRLTKRLLNP comes from the coding sequence ATGCGAATAATAAAACACGGTATAGCCTTTTCCATAGCGACATTAATCAGCAGAATAGTAGGTTATGTTAGAGATGCTTTAATAGCTTACTATTTTGGTGTATCAAGTATTACGGACGCTTTCTTTGTAGCCTTTCGGCTTCCCAATACCTTCAGAAGGCTATTTGGAGAAGGAGGTTTTAACGCTGCCTTTGTTCCGATATACGCCAAGGATATAAAGGAGGGAAAAGAAAGGGAGTTTCTCCAATCCACCTTCACATACTATCTTCTTATAAACCTTTTTACTACCTTACTGCTTGTGCTTTTTGCAGAGCAAATAATAAGCCTTATAGCACCAGGAATTAGGGCTAAATCCTACTTTGAACTAACTGTTTTTATGAGCAGGTGGATATTTCTCTACCTTTTCTTTGTAGGTCTTTCTGCTTTTTTTATGGCGGTTTTGAATACAAGAGGTATTTTCTTTGTGCCTGCTTTTGCCCAAGCGGTTTTTAACTTAGGCTTTTCCTTAGTTGTTGTTGTCAGCGCTCACCACTTTGGTTACTATTCGCTCATAGCGGGTGTTCTCTTAGGTGGTCTTTTTCAGCTTCTTTTTCATTTTCCCTTTTTGAAAGGAGTTCCTTTGGGCTTTAGCCTAAGGTTCCATCCACATGTAAAGCTACTATTCAAAAGACTTTTGCCAGCGCTTGCGGGCTTTGGCGTAGCCCAACTTTCCTTTTTTATTGATACTTTCTTGGCTTCTTTTTTAGCCCTTGGTTCCATATCTTACCTTTATTATGCTAACCGTATCTTTCAGCTTCCCTTGGGTGCTATATCTGTTGGTATAGCAAATTCTTTGCTTTCTGCCCTTTCCCATGGAGAGGACAAAGTAAAAAACACAACTTTAGCATTTCGCTTTATACTCTTGCTTTCTTTCCCGTCGGTTGTGGGTCTTTTAGTCTTTGCAGAGCAAATAGTAGAGCTTTTATACGGTAGGGGAAAGTTCTTAGAGAACGATGTTAAGGTGGTTGCCTTGGTCCTTCAGGCATACAGCTTAGGTTTGGTTTTCTTTTCCCTTCAAAAAGCCCTCAGCAGTGTATTTTTTGCAAGGGGAGACACATACACGCCTGTAAAGGCAAGTTTTTTGGGCATAATCTTTGAAGGTTTGACTGCTTACCTTTACGCCTTTGTCCTTAAGCTTGGTGTGGTAGGCTTGGCCTTAGGAACCGCCTCTTCTTCTGTTTTTTCCTTTGCATACCTTCTAAAAAATACCTACAAAATTATTGATTGGAGGGACTTTTTCTCCGGAATGGTAAAAATATTTTTTGCAGGTTTGCTGATGGGATGGTTTGGATTTACTCTAAAAGGAGTTAGTTTATTAATCAGCATACCAGCCTGCGCCTTTGCTTACTTTGCTGTTTTGTTGCTACTAAGAGAGAGATTACTAATTTTAGCTTTGGCTTATAGCAACCGCCTGACAAAAAGACTTTTGAACCCTTGA
- the dnaB gene encoding replicative DNA helicase has translation MELPKDELAERAVLGAMIKDPENIPTVLEHLREEDFFFEDHRLLFSLLCKIWEDKGKDWDDIVINNYILKSGLQNRISMDFVYALAQEAAEGVLLEEAINSVKEKSGLRKLMELSIEILKGIKESPDLNSLFEKAIQRIYEISEKHQVAQYQHIKDVTNQVLEIIEKRSKEERLVTGMPSGFIELDMLTTGFHPSDLVIIAARPGMGKTSFMLSVAMNLALEEKVPLALFSLEMSKEQLVMRMLSMLSKVPLQNIRKGFISEEDWEKLLNAALELSSCNIYIDDTPTLSTTELRIKSRKLKKEKGIQIIFVDYLQLLRPPHRRSSRQEEVAEISRNLKALAKEISVPVVALAQLSRQVEHRSDKRPQLADLRESGQIEQDADLILFIHRPEYYKKNPPPEEEGIAEIIVAKQRQGPTGIVKLAFMKDTTMFKSLSPTYQSRVETYAPQELEEEISTEDYDFDF, from the coding sequence ATGGAACTCCCCAAGGACGAGTTGGCAGAAAGAGCAGTGTTGGGAGCTATGATAAAGGATCCTGAAAATATACCCACCGTCCTTGAACATCTAAGGGAGGAGGATTTTTTCTTTGAAGATCATCGCCTTCTTTTTTCACTTCTTTGCAAGATTTGGGAAGACAAAGGAAAAGATTGGGACGACATAGTCATAAACAACTACATCTTAAAGTCTGGACTACAAAACAGGATAAGCATGGATTTTGTGTATGCTTTAGCACAAGAAGCAGCAGAAGGAGTGCTTCTTGAAGAAGCAATAAATAGCGTAAAAGAAAAGTCGGGACTTAGAAAACTCATGGAATTATCCATAGAAATACTCAAAGGCATAAAAGAAAGTCCAGACCTAAACAGTTTGTTTGAAAAGGCTATACAAAGGATATACGAAATATCAGAGAAGCATCAAGTTGCCCAATACCAACACATAAAGGATGTTACAAACCAAGTATTGGAAATAATAGAAAAGAGAAGTAAAGAGGAGAGACTTGTAACTGGAATGCCTTCTGGTTTTATAGAATTAGACATGCTCACCACAGGCTTTCACCCTTCTGACCTTGTTATAATCGCCGCAAGGCCCGGAATGGGAAAAACAAGCTTTATGCTGTCTGTGGCGATGAACCTTGCTTTGGAAGAAAAGGTCCCTTTGGCTTTGTTTTCTTTGGAGATGAGTAAAGAACAGCTTGTTATGAGAATGCTTTCTATGCTTTCAAAGGTGCCCCTTCAAAACATAAGAAAGGGCTTTATATCAGAGGAAGACTGGGAAAAGTTACTAAACGCTGCCTTGGAACTTTCTTCTTGTAATATATACATAGATGACACTCCTACCCTTTCCACCACAGAGCTTAGGATAAAAAGTAGAAAACTGAAGAAGGAAAAGGGAATCCAAATAATATTCGTGGATTATCTACAGCTCCTTAGACCGCCCCACAGAAGAAGCTCCCGCCAAGAAGAAGTAGCGGAAATTTCAAGAAACCTTAAAGCTTTGGCAAAAGAGATTTCCGTCCCCGTGGTAGCCTTGGCACAGCTTTCTCGTCAGGTAGAACACAGAAGTGATAAAAGACCCCAACTTGCGGACCTAAGAGAATCTGGTCAAATTGAACAGGACGCAGACCTTATCCTCTTTATTCACAGACCAGAATATTACAAAAAGAACCCACCGCCAGAAGAAGAAGGCATAGCGGAAATAATAGTCGCAAAGCAAAGACAGGGACCCACTGGAATAGTAAAGTTGGCATTTATGAAGGATACGACCATGTTTAAGTCTTTATCACCCACCTATCAAAGCAGGGTGGAAACTTATGCGCCACAGGAACTTGAGGAAGAGATTTCTACAGAGGACTACGATTTTGACTTCTGA
- a CDS encoding ABC transporter permease, which produces MDEFTLNLNVFPYTFLLILFVVFVSYVSHLKAERDLIESSLRTTVQLMLIGYALKVILNVKSLVSSLLILLIMSAVASFVAVERLRLSESFLKSWVISFISLNIPTALVFAFLLLLGLKSYSPLELITLWGLILGNSLSNIGLTFERLKSEVISRRSEIEAMVSLGAPLRVAMLELMQNAIRTSMMPKYNMLKSAGIVHIPGVAVGMVVGGVDPLEAMAFQIVVLLMIISVGFLTSYMVINLTYKSILRFANG; this is translated from the coding sequence ATGGATGAATTTACCCTCAATCTGAACGTTTTCCCATACACCTTTCTTCTGATTTTGTTTGTTGTTTTTGTTTCTTATGTGAGCCATCTAAAGGCAGAAAGGGACCTGATAGAAAGCTCTTTAAGAACTACAGTTCAGCTTATGCTGATAGGTTACGCACTAAAAGTTATACTCAACGTCAAGTCGCTGGTTTCGTCCCTTTTGATTTTGTTGATTATGTCAGCAGTAGCATCTTTTGTGGCGGTGGAAAGGTTACGCTTGAGCGAATCTTTCTTAAAGAGCTGGGTTATAAGCTTTATTTCTTTGAACATTCCTACAGCCCTTGTTTTTGCCTTTTTACTTCTGTTAGGTTTAAAAAGCTATAGTCCCCTTGAACTTATAACACTTTGGGGTTTGATCTTGGGAAACTCGTTAAGTAATATTGGTCTAACTTTTGAAAGGCTTAAATCGGAAGTTATAAGCAGGCGGTCAGAAATTGAGGCTATGGTTTCCTTAGGTGCTCCTCTTAGAGTAGCTATGCTTGAGTTAATGCAAAATGCCATAAGGACATCTATGATGCCAAAATACAATATGCTAAAATCTGCAGGTATAGTTCATATACCTGGCGTAGCGGTTGGAATGGTAGTAGGTGGAGTAGATCCATTGGAAGCTATGGCGTTTCAGATAGTGGTCTTGCTTATGATAATTTCCGTTGGCTTTCTTACTTCCTATATGGTGATAAATCTTACTTACAAATCTATTCTAAGGTTTGCTAATGGCTAA
- a CDS encoding 7-cyano-7-deazaguanine synthase gives MNKVVVLFSGGVESSCLLYFYLSKEWIVYPAYVITGRFWEKFEYKRASALWRYAKKTYPNLMPIRCVVTKTAPTESKFIRTEEELFIPLRNLTLLTAVGSYALSKDAKHIAIGSLGLYPFPDNDFGYLQKVEALISKGANTSLKICAPLFGMEKWEVVQKFKGLVPFHLTFSCINPVVRKGKILHCGKCIKCVERKKAFSI, from the coding sequence ATGAATAAAGTGGTGGTTTTATTCAGTGGAGGTGTGGAAAGCTCTTGCTTGCTTTACTTTTATCTTTCAAAGGAATGGATAGTCTATCCCGCATATGTGATAACGGGCAGGTTCTGGGAGAAGTTTGAGTACAAAAGAGCTTCCGCCTTGTGGAGGTATGCAAAGAAAACTTATCCAAACCTTATGCCCATAAGGTGTGTGGTAACAAAGACCGCACCGACCGAGTCTAAGTTTATAAGGACAGAAGAAGAACTTTTTATCCCCCTTAGAAATCTTACCCTTTTAACCGCAGTAGGTAGCTACGCACTATCAAAAGATGCAAAACATATAGCCATAGGCAGTCTTGGGTTGTATCCTTTCCCTGACAACGATTTTGGCTACCTTCAAAAAGTTGAAGCTTTGATATCTAAAGGTGCAAATACATCGCTAAAAATATGTGCTCCGCTATTTGGTATGGAAAAGTGGGAGGTGGTTCAAAAATTCAAAGGTCTTGTTCCCTTTCATCTTACTTTCTCTTGCATAAACCCCGTAGTTCGTAAGGGAAAGATTCTGCACTGTGGCAAGTGTATAAAGTGCGTGGAAAGAAAGAAAGCTTTTAGCATATAA
- a CDS encoding DUF2269 family protein gives MGKVEYTTAKFLHLIGVFLWTSSSSSLGLFMLYGNFKDTGCKKEVIRTFYRWMTNLEIFGFLLALSMGLYMLYLLEYKFDINWLNYKLPIVFLIFLPLEIINFWFVNFKIPKSKDKEKAYKQYDRFNYIVALPLVISFLVVVYLAVVKP, from the coding sequence GTGGGCAAAGTGGAATATACGACCGCAAAGTTCTTACATCTCATAGGTGTTTTTCTTTGGACATCTTCTTCATCGTCTTTGGGGCTATTTATGCTCTATGGAAACTTTAAAGACACTGGATGTAAAAAAGAAGTCATAAGGACATTTTACAGGTGGATGACAAACTTAGAAATATTCGGGTTTTTGCTCGCACTTTCTATGGGTCTTTACATGTTATACCTTTTAGAATACAAATTCGACATAAATTGGCTTAACTACAAACTGCCTATAGTTTTCCTTATTTTTCTTCCCTTAGAGATAATAAACTTCTGGTTTGTGAATTTTAAAATACCAAAAAGCAAAGATAAGGAAAAGGCATACAAACAATACGATAGATTTAACTACATAGTTGCCTTACCTCTTGTGATAAGTTTTTTAGTGGTGGTATATTTGGCAGTGGTGAAGCCATGA
- a CDS encoding DUF454 family protein, translated as MKWMYKLFAWFFVFLAFIGLFVPLIPTVPFFLLAIFFMLKSSKRDLVRIKRIPFVGKRIYPYIKRWAKWNIRPQSSYIS; from the coding sequence ATGAAGTGGATGTATAAGTTATTTGCATGGTTTTTTGTGTTTCTTGCGTTTATTGGACTTTTTGTTCCTTTGATTCCCACAGTACCGTTTTTCTTGCTCGCAATCTTTTTTATGCTTAAGTCTTCAAAGAGAGATTTGGTTAGAATAAAGAGAATTCCTTTTGTAGGCAAAAGGATCTATCCCTATATAAAAAGGTGGGCAAAGTGGAATATACGACCGCAAAGTTCTTACATCTCATAG
- a CDS encoding 50S ribosomal protein L11 methyltransferase — protein MFPKGKAKVLKGEDGAIITCSMIYKRYIYRMQKEEFYEFLLRYGKGLEIVKEGEDVEFAVYEPLHGMEPIEVSQVKVKAPKESFKPIKVGDFLIIPPWIKAVVINPGSAFGTGLHPTTQLCLRSMQRFFHPGWSAIDVGCGSCILSIALKFLGASEVLAIDIDPLAIKECKRNAKTNGVEIKVLQATPEDVERSFDFLVANLDIHVFRKSMLSILKLFNKIGVFSGIYGKSELKEFVQMVKNHPVGVKSIRSKGGWFVVVLQYIK, from the coding sequence ATGTTTCCTAAGGGTAAAGCAAAGGTGCTTAAAGGAGAAGATGGAGCTATAATAACTTGTTCCATGATATACAAGCGATACATCTACCGTATGCAAAAGGAAGAATTCTACGAGTTCTTGCTAAGGTATGGAAAGGGTTTGGAAATAGTCAAAGAAGGAGAGGATGTGGAGTTTGCAGTTTATGAGCCTTTGCATGGAATGGAACCTATAGAGGTGTCCCAAGTAAAGGTGAAAGCTCCTAAGGAGAGCTTTAAACCTATTAAAGTTGGGGATTTTTTAATCATTCCACCTTGGATAAAGGCTGTAGTGATAAATCCCGGTAGTGCTTTTGGCACAGGCCTTCATCCTACTACCCAATTGTGCCTCAGATCCATGCAAAGATTTTTTCACCCTGGCTGGAGTGCCATAGATGTAGGGTGCGGTTCCTGTATTCTTTCCATAGCTCTAAAGTTTTTAGGTGCATCAGAAGTTCTTGCCATAGACATTGATCCGTTAGCCATCAAAGAGTGCAAGAGAAACGCAAAGACAAACGGAGTTGAAATAAAAGTTCTGCAAGCTACTCCAGAAGATGTTGAACGTTCCTTTGATTTTTTGGTGGCAAACTTGGACATACATGTTTTTAGAAAGTCTATGCTTAGCATACTTAAGCTCTTTAACAAAATTGGAGTATTTTCTGGTATATACGGCAAGAGCGAGCTGAAAGAATTTGTGCAGATGGTAAAAAATCATCCAGTAGGTGTAAAAAGCATAAGGTCAAAGGGTGGTTGGTTTGTTGTAGTTTTACAATATATAAAGTGA
- a CDS encoding bifunctional alpha,alpha-trehalose-phosphate synthase (UDP-forming)/trehalose-phosphatase, whose product MDFPKKLIIVSNRLPVTVHSDLTISRSPGGLVSGLESFLKRSSIKDYIWIGWPGSYLSPSAMDQLKSKFKRLKTYPISVSSKQFEKFYNGFCNKVLWPLFHEFLSYVDYNEEYWKTYVAVNKVFCNEVAKHVTPDSVVWVHDYHLLLLPSMLRSLFPNLPIGFFLHIPFPSPSIFMQLPWRKELMEGMLGADLIGFHTYEYTTNFLRTLIRMFGIDHKSGTFFYQDRVVRAETFPMGIDFELFNNASRKRKIKNLVKRIREQFGEKKIIFSIDRLDYTKGIYNRLLAYERLLQRRPDLRGKVVLLIIIVPSRVGVEQYQRMKRSLEEKISEINGTFGTIEWTPVLYYNKFLNFEELTAHYLASDVMLVTSLKDGMNLIAKEFVASRKDGKGVLILSEFAGSAKELGEALIVNPNSIEELTSAIEKALGLSEEEMRERLSVMQERLRRYNILKWGTDFLSSLEHVIAERMKLATKLLTPALIDKLKESFHKAHKRILFLDYDGTLVPFANRPSLAKPDTHLLSLLSALSQLANTEVVLISGRKKEDLERWFEGLNLNFICEHGLFIKRRGKDWEATAFMSSEIKNKIKSIMEVYVDRLPRSFIEEKEYSIVFHYRNADPEQANLRVAELVDELLGFTGTSDINLILGNKIVEVRPAGIDKGVAANLFLKDDNFDFILAIGDDTTDEDLFLKLPKEAVTIKVGMGTSNAKYSLKSYVDVRNLLEILASHE is encoded by the coding sequence ATGGACTTTCCAAAAAAATTGATCATTGTTTCTAACAGGCTTCCTGTTACCGTCCATTCTGATTTAACTATAAGCAGAAGTCCCGGTGGTTTAGTTTCTGGGTTGGAGTCTTTTCTTAAAAGAAGTTCAATTAAAGATTACATTTGGATTGGCTGGCCCGGTTCTTACTTAAGTCCTTCAGCTATGGACCAGCTAAAAAGCAAGTTTAAAAGGCTAAAAACCTACCCTATTTCCGTCTCTTCTAAACAGTTTGAGAAGTTTTATAATGGCTTTTGCAATAAAGTTCTTTGGCCTCTTTTTCATGAGTTTTTAAGCTATGTGGACTATAATGAGGAGTATTGGAAAACCTACGTTGCAGTAAACAAAGTTTTCTGTAACGAAGTAGCCAAGCATGTTACACCCGATTCTGTAGTCTGGGTTCATGACTATCATCTTCTTCTTTTACCGTCAATGCTAAGAAGCCTTTTTCCAAACTTACCCATAGGTTTCTTTTTACACATACCCTTCCCCTCACCGTCCATATTCATGCAACTTCCCTGGAGAAAGGAGTTGATGGAAGGGATGCTTGGAGCAGACCTTATAGGCTTTCATACTTACGAGTACACCACAAATTTCTTAAGAACCCTTATCAGGATGTTTGGCATTGATCACAAGTCAGGCACCTTTTTCTATCAAGACAGAGTTGTAAGAGCAGAAACCTTTCCTATGGGCATAGACTTTGAGCTTTTTAACAATGCTTCCCGAAAAAGAAAAATAAAGAATTTAGTCAAAAGAATAAGGGAACAGTTTGGAGAAAAGAAGATAATATTTTCCATTGACAGGCTTGATTACACCAAAGGAATTTATAACCGCCTTTTGGCTTACGAAAGACTTTTGCAGAGACGACCAGACCTCAGAGGGAAAGTAGTTCTGCTTATCATAATTGTGCCCTCAAGGGTAGGCGTAGAGCAATATCAAAGAATGAAAAGAAGTCTTGAAGAGAAGATAAGCGAAATTAATGGTACCTTTGGGACAATAGAATGGACTCCGGTGCTTTACTACAACAAATTTCTTAACTTTGAAGAACTCACTGCCCATTACTTGGCTTCGGACGTAATGTTAGTTACATCTTTAAAGGATGGAATGAACCTTATTGCTAAGGAGTTTGTAGCTTCAAGAAAAGATGGGAAGGGAGTTCTTATACTTTCTGAGTTTGCTGGGAGTGCAAAGGAACTTGGGGAGGCGTTGATCGTAAATCCAAACTCCATAGAGGAATTAACAAGTGCTATAGAAAAAGCCTTAGGGCTTTCTGAGGAAGAGATGAGGGAACGGCTGAGTGTTATGCAAGAAAGACTCAGAAGATATAACATACTTAAGTGGGGAACGGATTTTCTCTCAAGCTTGGAGCATGTAATTGCAGAAAGGATGAAATTAGCTACCAAACTTTTAACTCCAGCCTTGATAGACAAGCTCAAAGAGTCCTTTCACAAAGCCCACAAAAGGATTCTTTTCCTTGATTACGACGGAACCCTTGTACCTTTTGCCAACAGGCCAAGCTTAGCCAAACCAGATACTCATCTTCTTTCCCTTCTTTCTGCTCTGTCTCAGCTGGCAAACACCGAGGTAGTCCTTATCTCTGGAAGGAAAAAAGAAGATTTGGAAAGGTGGTTCGAAGGATTAAACTTGAATTTCATCTGCGAGCATGGGCTTTTTATCAAGAGGCGTGGTAAAGACTGGGAAGCAACCGCATTTATGTCTTCTGAGATTAAAAACAAAATAAAAAGCATTATGGAAGTTTATGTGGATCGTCTTCCTCGATCTTTTATTGAGGAAAAGGAGTATTCAATTGTTTTCCATTACCGCAACGCTGATCCTGAGCAGGCAAACCTTAGGGTAGCAGAGCTTGTTGATGAACTCTTAGGGTTTACTGGAACTTCAGACATAAACTTGATTTTGGGAAACAAGATAGTGGAAGTGAGGCCTGCTGGGATTGACAAAGGTGTTGCCGCAAATCTCTTCTTAAAGGATGACAATTTTGACTTTATACTTGCAATTGGTGATGATACCACCGATGAAGACCTCTTTTTGAAACTTCCCAAAGAGGCAGTTACCATTAAGGTTGGCATGGGCACTTCCAACGCTAAGTATAGCCTTAAGTCTTACGTTGATGTAAGAAATCTTCTTGAAATCTTAGCCTCCCATGAGTAA
- a CDS encoding DUF5752 family protein, with protein MSNPFCFKSELWVTKYTGRSAKNLSDFLEALRTIDQLSIFYHFYINIFNYHNLPTYYTNSFAFWFFKNGLVILAEKVSVIDPLDYYDLEDLRKILIKVVEQNLSLSMLQKELTPFDFITVEREIIDLGCEANNLEEFKEGIKKSSIHSIFYHFITARLNKKTIINDYSSWLHSIGEVKKAEKINRIHPFMMTLYDIKREIIKILGEE; from the coding sequence ATGAGTAACCCTTTTTGTTTTAAATCAGAGTTGTGGGTGACCAAATACACCGGAAGGAGTGCCAAAAACCTTTCTGACTTTTTAGAAGCCTTAAGAACCATAGACCAGCTTTCCATTTTTTATCACTTTTACATAAACATTTTTAACTACCATAACTTACCCACCTACTACACAAATAGTTTTGCCTTTTGGTTTTTCAAAAATGGCTTAGTAATCTTAGCGGAAAAGGTGTCCGTTATAGATCCTTTGGATTACTATGATTTGGAAGATTTAAGAAAAATCCTAATTAAAGTGGTAGAACAGAATCTCTCTTTAAGCATGTTGCAAAAAGAGCTAACGCCATTCGACTTTATCACGGTGGAAAGAGAAATCATAGACTTAGGATGTGAAGCAAATAACCTTGAAGAATTTAAAGAAGGAATTAAAAAATCAAGTATCCATTCAATTTTTTATCACTTCATAACTGCGAGGCTTAACAAAAAGACAATAATCAATGATTATTCTTCGTGGTTGCATAGCATAGGAGAAGTCAAAAAGGCAGAAAAAATAAACAGAATTCATCCTTTTATGATGACACTTTATGACATAAAAAGGGAAATTATAAAAATATTGGGTGAAGAATGA